The nucleotide sequence TTTCTGCTACCCATACCTTAATCCTCCATACGGATATTCATGCCTCAGCTTTTTTCTGAGCGCACGTTCTCTTTGCTACCCTCCAAAATAAATCAGAGTACTACTCCATCTTTAAAAATGGAAATTTCACGACATCCGCTTCTCTCAGAAGCCGTCTGCCTTCCTGATGCGGTCTCCAGAACAAAATCAAGAAGTCTGTCTCCCGCTTCGTCTAAACTTTCACCTCCTTCAGCAACTGAACCTGCGTTAAAATCTATCCATCCGGCTTTCTTCTCATATAAAGCCGTGTTGGTCGAAATTTTGATAGTCGGTGCAGGAGCCCCAAAAGGTGTTCCTCTTCCTGTTGTAAACAAGATCAGCTGTGCACCGGCTGCTGTCAGATCTGTAGCACTTACAAGATCGTTTCCGGGACCTGATAAAAGGTTAAGTCCCTTCTTTTCAACACGTCCCGCATAAGGAAGAACGTCTACTATCTGGGCACTTCCGCCTTTCTGTACACATCCACAGGACTTATCTTCAAGTGTTGTGATACCGCCCGCTTTATTTCCGGGACTCGGATTTTCATAAACAACCTGACCGTGGTCTGTAAAATATTTCTTGAAATCATCAACCATCTTAACTGCCTTGTTGAAGACTTCCTTATCTTTACATCTTGAGAAAAGAATCTTTTCTGCTCCGAACATCTCCGGAACCTCTGTAAGTATCGTACTTCCGCCCAGTGCGATGAGTCTGTCTGAAAAACGTCCTACGGTCGGATTTGCGGTGATTCCCGAAAGTCCATCGCTACCGCCGCACTTCATGCCTATTACAAGCTTGTCCGCACTGATCTCCTGTCTCTTAAACTGCGATGCATAATCCGCAAGCTCTTTTAGGAGTTTACTTCCTTCTTCAACTTCATCCTCAACATCCTGGCAAACAAGGAATTTAACTCTGTTCGAATCCTTCGCATCATCACCAAGTGCTTCCTTGAAGCTCTCAAGGGTGAGATTCTCACATCCGAGTGAAAGTACCAGAACACCTCCGGCATTCGGATGATGAACTAAATCTGCAAGTATTTTTTTTGTCTGCTCTAAATCTCCGCCAAGCTGAGAACAGCCAAAAGGATGTGTGAAGCTGTAGAGTCCGTCGATGCTCTTATATTTCTCATCTGTCTTCATTCCGGGAAGCTTACCGAGGCCTCCTACAAGGTTCTGGTTTCTCTTTACCAGCTCGTTTGCAACGCCGTTGACACAACCAACTGTAGGAATGATCCAGATTTCATTTCTTACCGCTGCCCTGCCGTCAGCTCTTAAATATCCGTCAAAGCTTCTGCCGCTGAGGCTTGGAAGTTCATAACTTATATGATCGTAGCTGTACTCAGCGCCTTCACTGAGCTCTGTTTCCGCATTATGCGTATGAACCCACTGACCGGGTTCAATATCGCACTTTGCTCTTGCTATTACATTTCCGTATTTAATTATGTCTTCACCCTTATTTATCTTCTTAAGAGCCATTTTGTGTCCGCGGGCGATCTTTTCTGCTGCTTCTACAGCATTTTCGCCCTCGAGAACTTTTTCTCCCGCATCAATGTCGCTTAATGCTACAGCGACATTGTCGAGAGGGTGTATGTGTATTGCTTTCATATGATCACCCTTATGCTGTCTTAACAGCCTTTACAGTTTTAAGGCAGCTCTTATATGCCTCAAGTGCGCCTACGCCTCTGATGATTGCAAGGTCAGAAATAACTGCCTCTGTAAGACCTTCGATCTTTCTGAGATCCTGACCCCACATCTTTTCATTTGAAAGAACATCTCTTACAAGATTTTCGATCTCATAATCTTTTCTTGCATAGTAGAAATCAAGTACCCATGCATCATCGTTTACTGTATATTCAGTTCCGTCAGCCCTTCTGCAAACAAGTCCGTTCTCGCTTCTGCTCTGGATATCGTTGCTGTAGAAAGCGATATAAGCTGCAAGGCTCATTGTGAGGCATGTAGGAAGTGACTTAAATTTCTCAATATACTCAAGGAATGAAGGCATATTTCTTGCTCTCCATTTTGAAGTTGAGTTAAGTGAGATGCTTAAAAGAGCATGATCAACAAAAGGATTGTTGAAACGGTCTGTTACTGCTGCTGCGAAATTCTCACAATCTGACTTCTCAAGAGGAAGTACAGGAATTACCTCTTCATAGAGCATCTTGTTCATGAAGCCGTGTACTGTCTCGTCCTTCATGCAGTCACGAACGATGTTGAAGCCTGCAAGATAAGCGCCAAGAACAAATCCGGTATGTGCTCCGTTAAGGATTCTTACCTTTCTCTTCTTATAAGGTGCTACTTCAGGAACAACGTGTACATTAAGACCTGCTCTCTTGAAAGGAAGCTTCTCAGCAAGCCATTCAGGACCTTCGATATACCAAACACCGAATACTTCACCAACATCAAGAAGTGCATCTGTGTAGCCGTTCTCTTCCTCGATCTTCTTAACTTCCTCTGCATCGCGGATACGTCCGGGAACGATCCTGTCAACGAGTGTTGAGCAGAAGAGGCAGTCATTTTCCATCCAGTTTTTGAAGTCCTCTCCAAGTCCCCAGTCATCTGCATGCTGCTTGCAGCACTTAAGAAGTTCTTTACCATTGTTATCTATAAGCTCGCAGGAAAGAATGATAAGACCCTTTCTTCCTGCCTTGAATCTCTCGTGAAGAAGTACTGTGAGCTTTGCAGGGAATGATGCAGGCGGAACGTCGTCCATTTTGCAGCTACCGTCATAAACGATTCCGGCCTCTGTAGTATTGGAAGCTACATACTCAAGCTCCTCAGATGCAGCGATAGCCTTAAGCTCTTCCCAGTCTGCATAAGGGTTTTTGCAGCTGTCTACAAGTGAGATAACTCTCTTTCTGTTTACAGCCTCACCATTCTCAGAACCTCTAAGATAAAGTGTGTAAAGACCTTCCTGCTCATTTATAAGCTCTGTAAGTCCCTGTGAAATAGGCTGTACAAGAACTGCCTTGCCGTTAAAATCAGCCTTTTCATTTGACATATCGAACCAGTAATCAACGAATGCTCTGAGGAAATTTCCCTCGCCGAACTGAAGAAGCTTTACAGGAGCCTTCTCCAGAACATATCCGTCATAGCCTGACTTTTTCAGAACCTCATAATTCAATTTTTCCATTTTCACTTATCTCCTTAATAAACGTAAGTTTATATGTTGACATAGCCTGTCGGTTGCCGCATCTGTATGTCACATGCTGACGCATGTTCCGACAGCTGCTGGCTCCCTTCTCAGATACCAAAGTATCTCTCAGCATTTTTATAGCTGATTCCTTCAACTATTTTCTTAAGTGACTCTTCCCTTGCAGGATATTCTCCATTTTCTACCCAGCCGCCGATCAGATTGCAAGCTATGCGTCTGAAATACTCGTGTCTGGTATATGAAAGGAATGATCTCGAATCTGTAAGCATTCCTATGAAGTTTCCAAGAAGCCCAAGGTTTGCAAGAGATCTCATCTGCTCTTCCATTCCATCCCTTGTATCAAGGAACCACCATGCTGCACCAAGCTGCATCTTTCCGGGAACCTCATCTGACTGGAAAGCACCGAGGCAGGTTGTGATCTCATTGAAATCATTGTGATCAAGTGAGAATACTACTGTCTTTGGAAGTTCATTTGTGCTGTCAAGATCTGAGAAAAGACCTGCAAGAGCTTCACCGCTGTTGCTCTTTGCGATCATGTCAAAACCTGTATCCGGTCCTTCGATCTTGAACATCTTCTTATTTACATTTCTTGCACATGAGTAATGGATCTCCATTACGATATTTTCTTTATGATATTTTCTTGCGAGTGAAAGAAGTACTGTTGTCTGATATTTCTCAGCCTCTTCAACTGTGATAGCCTCACCGGCCATAGCTTTCTTAAAGATCCTGTCTGCCTCTTCCATTTCGCAGGGACGATAAAATACATAATCGATACCGTGATCGGAAGCCTTGCAGCCGTGTGCCTTGAAGTAATCTATTCTCTCGTTTAATGCCTCGCATACCTCAGCAGCGCTCTTAAGTTCGTCCTTGCCGACTGCCTTTGCGAGCTCTCCGATATACTCCTTAAAGCCGTCCTTGCAGATGTTGATAGCTTTATCAGGTCTGAATGACGGGCAAACCATAAATTCGATGGAATCATCTTTCTTTATAAGTTCATGATATTTAAGGTCATCGATCGGATCATCAGTTGTTCCTACATATTTAACGTTTGACTGTCTGATGATGCCCCTTACTGTAAGGTTAGGATCATTTGCAAGCATATCGCTTGTCTTATCCCAGATCTTACCGGCATTGTGCTCGTTTAAGTCTTCTTCAACTCCGAAATACTTATGAAGCTCTAAGTTTGACCAATGGTACATCGGATTGCCGATAGCCATTTCCAATGTTTTTGCAAAAGAAAGGAATTTCTGGAAAGGCTCTGCATCGCCGGTAACTATGTTCTCATTTACTCCGTTAGATCTCATAAGTCTCCACTTATAATGATCTCCGAAATAACTTCCGTCGCTGTTGCGTCCTCCAAGCCAAACCTCTGCAATGTTGCTGTAACGTCGATCCTCATAGATCTCCTTAGGAGAAATATGACAATGATAGTCAATGATCGGCAGTTTCTCAGAATAATCGTGGAAAAGATGTTTTGCTGTTTCAGTCTGCAGCAAAAAGTCCTGATCCATAAATGCTTTCATGGAAGAACCTCCTATGTTCTGCTTTATATATATTCACTTTTTAATAAGTTTACTCACGGATTTCACTCGAGCAGTTTAACTGCCCGAGTGTAACGAAATGATCAAAAGATATATTTTGTAAGCAATTTAAGTTTAGTTCAAGTTTGTATCTATGTCAATGCATTTGTCAAAAAATCAGTGGTTCTTCGGTGATAAAAGCAAAATAACTTTCAGGCGTTTTCTTTATCTCTTTTCATACTCTGCGCCAGCAAATAATCAGTCGTCTTTGAATTTCGGTAAGCCCTTGGTGAAAGACCGTATTCCTTTTTAAAGGCATCCTTAAAATAGTTGCTGTCCGAAAATCCGGAATTCATAGAAACCTCTGTGACCGAATGATCTGTAGAGATCAGCTCAAGTGCCGCATGGGTAAGTCTTGTATGGCAGAGATATTCCTTCATTCCGCAGCCTGTAATCTGGCGGAATCTCCTGCTGAA is from Lachnospiraceae bacterium C1.1 and encodes:
- the uxaC gene encoding glucuronate isomerase; this translates as MKAFMDQDFLLQTETAKHLFHDYSEKLPIIDYHCHISPKEIYEDRRYSNIAEVWLGGRNSDGSYFGDHYKWRLMRSNGVNENIVTGDAEPFQKFLSFAKTLEMAIGNPMYHWSNLELHKYFGVEEDLNEHNAGKIWDKTSDMLANDPNLTVRGIIRQSNVKYVGTTDDPIDDLKYHELIKKDDSIEFMVCPSFRPDKAINICKDGFKEYIGELAKAVGKDELKSAAEVCEALNERIDYFKAHGCKASDHGIDYVFYRPCEMEEADRIFKKAMAGEAITVEEAEKYQTTVLLSLARKYHKENIVMEIHYSCARNVNKKMFKIEGPDTGFDMIAKSNSGEALAGLFSDLDSTNELPKTVVFSLDHNDFNEITTCLGAFQSDEVPGKMQLGAAWWFLDTRDGMEEQMRSLANLGLLGNFIGMLTDSRSFLSYTRHEYFRRIACNLIGGWVENGEYPAREESLKKIVEGISYKNAERYFGI
- a CDS encoding altronate dehydratase family protein, with translation MKAIHIHPLDNVAVALSDIDAGEKVLEGENAVEAAEKIARGHKMALKKINKGEDIIKYGNVIARAKCDIEPGQWVHTHNAETELSEGAEYSYDHISYELPSLSGRSFDGYLRADGRAAVRNEIWIIPTVGCVNGVANELVKRNQNLVGGLGKLPGMKTDEKYKSIDGLYSFTHPFGCSQLGGDLEQTKKILADLVHHPNAGGVLVLSLGCENLTLESFKEALGDDAKDSNRVKFLVCQDVEDEVEEGSKLLKELADYASQFKRQEISADKLVIGMKCGGSDGLSGITANPTVGRFSDRLIALGGSTILTEVPEMFGAEKILFSRCKDKEVFNKAVKMVDDFKKYFTDHGQVVYENPSPGNKAGGITTLEDKSCGCVQKGGSAQIVDVLPYAGRVEKKGLNLLSGPGNDLVSATDLTAAGAQLILFTTGRGTPFGAPAPTIKISTNTALYEKKAGWIDFNAGSVAEGGESLDEAGDRLLDFVLETASGRQTASERSGCREISIFKDGVVL
- a CDS encoding tagaturonate reductase encodes the protein MEKLNYEVLKKSGYDGYVLEKAPVKLLQFGEGNFLRAFVDYWFDMSNEKADFNGKAVLVQPISQGLTELINEQEGLYTLYLRGSENGEAVNRKRVISLVDSCKNPYADWEELKAIAASEELEYVASNTTEAGIVYDGSCKMDDVPPASFPAKLTVLLHERFKAGRKGLIILSCELIDNNGKELLKCCKQHADDWGLGEDFKNWMENDCLFCSTLVDRIVPGRIRDAEEVKKIEEENGYTDALLDVGEVFGVWYIEGPEWLAEKLPFKRAGLNVHVVPEVAPYKKRKVRILNGAHTGFVLGAYLAGFNIVRDCMKDETVHGFMNKMLYEEVIPVLPLEKSDCENFAAAVTDRFNNPFVDHALLSISLNSTSKWRARNMPSFLEYIEKFKSLPTCLTMSLAAYIAFYSNDIQSRSENGLVCRRADGTEYTVNDDAWVLDFYYARKDYEIENLVRDVLSNEKMWGQDLRKIEGLTEAVISDLAIIRGVGALEAYKSCLKTVKAVKTA